Proteins encoded within one genomic window of Sminthopsis crassicaudata isolate SCR6 chromosome X, ASM4859323v1, whole genome shotgun sequence:
- the LPAR4 gene encoding lysophosphatidic acid receptor 4, whose protein sequence is MGNSSTNQTCFTDDSFKYNLNGAVYSIVFILGLITNCASLFVFCCRMKMRSETAIFITNLALSDLLFVFTLPFKIFYNFNRHWPFGDTLCKISGTAFLTNIYGSMLFLTCISVDRFLAIVYPFRSRTIRTRRNSAIVCAGVWILVLSGGISASLFSTTNVSNSTTTCFEGFSKRIWKTYLSKITIFIEVVGFIIPLLLNLTCSSLVLRTLRKPATLSQIGTNKEKVLKMIIVHVAIFIVCFVPYNSILFLYALVRSQAITNCSLERFAKTMYPITLCIATLNCCFDPFIYYFTLESFQKSLYINTQIKMESLFKTETPLTAKTSLPAIQEELSEQAMTNGGELMLESNL, encoded by the coding sequence ATGGGAAACTCCAGCACCAATCAAACATGTTTCACTGATGACTCTTTTAAGTACAATCTGAATGGCGCAGTTTACAGCATCGTGTTCATCCTGGGTCTCATAACAAACTGTGCGTCCCTCTTTGTTTTCTGTTGTCGGATGAAAATGAGGAGCGAGACTGCCATTTTCATCACCAACTTGGCCCTCTCTGATCTGCTCTTTGTTTTTACCTTgccatttaagattttttataactTCAACAGACACTGGCCTTTTGGTGACACCCTCTGCAAGATTTCTGGGACTGCTTTTCTCACCAATATCTATGGAAGCATGCTCTTCCTCACTTGCATCAGTGTTGACAGATTCCTTGCTATTGTCTATCCTTTCCGCTCTCGTACTATCCGGACAAGAAGAAACTCTGCCATCGTGTGTGCAGGAGTGTGGATACTGGTCCTCAGTGGTGGGATATCTGCCTCTTTGTTCTCCACAACCAATGTCTCCAACTCCACAACAACCTGCTTTGAGGGGTTTTCCAAGCGCATCTGGAAGACCTATTTGTCCAAGATTACGATATTCATTGAAGTGGTAGGCTTCATCATTCCTTTGCTCCTGAATCTCACATGCTCTTCCTTGGTACTGAGAACCCTCCGAAAACCTGCAACACTCTCCCAGATTGGAACCAACAAAGAAAAAGTGTTGAAGATGATCATTGTGCATGTGGCCATTTTCATTGTATGTTTTGTgccatacaactctattctcttCCTGTATGCTCTGGTCCGCTCCCAAGCCATAACCAACTGCTCCCTGGAGAGGTTTGCCAAAACGATGTACCCCATTACACTGTGCATTGCAACACTCAATTGCTGCTTTGACCCATTCATCTATTATTTCACTTTGGAGTCCTTTCAGAAGTCTCTCTATATTAACACCCAGATCAAAATGGAGTCGCTTTTCAAGACTGAAACACCACTGACAGCGAAAACTTCTCTTCCAGCAATCCAGGAGGAACTCAGTGAGCAGGCAATGACTAACGGGGGAGAACTCATGTTGGAATCCAACCTCTAA